From Anopheles darlingi chromosome 2, idAnoDarlMG_H_01, whole genome shotgun sequence, the proteins below share one genomic window:
- the LOC125951126 gene encoding L-asparaginase-like, whose product MDQVDEQQPKTPNPSPTDSDLTVDDNPLEMKLPSGKGMGMNLTNGSSGMRGGNVERCGSPWQRKQLVDVKPHGSLDLSKLGMRRNSSYGKMPSEAPEARVLVIYTGGTIGMMRNEKNALEPRPLEFVRRIRQYPNMHDDVYATKRYGPAKNMAPLVLPYVEGQHRRILYQISEYEPLLDSSNMTISDWVRIATDIRQSYEFFDGFVILHGTDTLSYTASALSFMFENLGKTIIITGSQIPIFETRTDGKDNFMSALILAGNYVIPEVCIFFNSRLFRGNRTIKVSSESLDAFNSPNAAALAKMGINVEVDYRGIFRPCTVDKFTVHLQMDENVGLLRLFPSISVATVHAFLQAPMRGVVLQTYGAGNFPTNRLDLIAALQEASERQVLIVNCTQCSEGAVCDLYETGRQLQDVGVIPGYDMTPEAALAKLSYVLSKQEWDWETKQKMMKNNLRGELTCEKPPEMQEYDLIDAVARTLHLTSTKELSQLKSSLFPAMVNTAVLAGDLTKLTNLKGYGANMSAENYDHRTALHVACCEGNIEMVEYLLQHGAAVHIRDRYDRTPLADAIMHDHHQAIRLLIKCGAHLTGSIRAIGDSLCAAAARNQLTRLESYRIAGADLSQEDSTGRTALHVAAMYGHVEMVQYLVKNYAEVNAIDYLGLTPLDYALKVNSDAVVNVLSEHEARRGDELSFETMEKRPPITESFD is encoded by the exons ATGGATCAGGTGGATgaacaacaaccgaaaacaccGAACCCTTCCCCAACCGACAGCGATCTAACCGTCGACGACAATCCACTGGAGATGAAGCTGCCATCCGGCAAAGGAATGGGAATGAATTTGACCAACGGATCTAGCGGAATGCGTGGTGGAAACGTAGAACGGTGCGGTTCGCCCTGGCAGCGTAAGCAACTTGTTGATGTGAAACCACACGGAAGCCTCGATCTGAGTAAGCTGGGCATGCGTCGTAACTCCAGCTACGGCAAGATGCCATCGGAGGCACCGGAGGCACGGGTACTCGTTATCTACACCGGTGGTACGATCGGTATGATGCGGAACGAGAAAAATG CCCTGGAACCGAGGCCACTCGAGTTTGTGCGCAGAATACGTCAGTACCCCAACATGCACGATGATGTGTACGCAACGAAGCGGTACGGTCCAGCGAAAAACATGGCCCCGCTAGTGCTGCCGTACGTCGAAGGTCAACATCGGCGCATTCTGTACCAGATATCGGAGTACGAACCGTTGCTCGACTCATCCAACATGACCATCAGCGATTGGGTGCGCATTGCCACCGATATTCGTCAGTCGTACGAGTTCTTCGATGGGTTCGTTATTCTACATGGCACGGACACTCTGTCCTATACCGCGTCGGCCCTATCGTTCATGTTCGAGAATCTTGGCAAGACGATTATCATCACCGGCTCGCAGATACCGATCTTCGAGACGCGCACCGATGGCAAGGATAATTTCATGTCGGCGCTCATACTGGCCGGTAACTACGTTATACCGGAGGTGTGCATCTTCTTCAACAGCCGGCTGTTCCGGGGTAATCGGACGATCAAGGTGAGCAGCGAATCGCTGGACGCTTTCAATTCGCCGAATGCCGCTGCTCTGGCCAAGATGGGCATCAATGTGGAGGTCGACTATCGGGGTATCTTTCGGCCATGTACGGTCGACAAGTTCACCGTACATCTGCAGATGGATGAGAACGTGGGGCTGTTGCGGCTGTTCCCTAGCATCTCGGTGGCTACAGTGCACGCCTTCTTGCAAGCACCGATGCGCGGTGTAGTCCTCCAGACGTACGGGGCCGGTAATTTCCCCACCAACCGATTAGATCTAATCGCAGCGCTGCAGGAAGCAAGTGAACGCCAGGTGTTGATCGTAAACTGTACCCAATGCAGCGAAGGAGCGGTATGTGACCTCTACGAAACGGGCCGCCAGCTGCAGGATGTCGGTGTGATCCCGGGTTACGATATGACGCCCGAGGCCGCTCTCGCTAAACTATCATACGTGCTCAGCAAGCAAGAGTGGGATTGGGAAACGAAGCAGAAG ATGATGAAGAACAATCTGCGAGGAGAGCTGACCTGCGAGAAACCACCGGAAATGCAAGAATACGATTTGATCGATGCCGTCGCTCGAACACTTCACCTGACCTCGACAAAGGAACTGAGCCAACTCAAATCCTCACTGTTTCCGGCCATGGTCAACACAGCCGTACTTGCAGGCGATTTAACGAAG CTAACAAACCTCAAAGGATACGGTGCGAACATGTCGGCCGAGAACTACGATCACCGGACGGCATTGCATGTGGCTTGCTGTGAGGGTAACATTGAAATGGTGGAGTATCTGCTGCAACATGGTGCGGCTGTCCACATTCGCGATCGCTACGATCGTACCCCGCTCGCGGATGCAATCATGCATGACCATCATCAGGCGATACGGTTGCTGATCAAGTGTGGTGCCCATCTGACTGGGTCCATCCGTGCCATCGGAGATAGTTTATGTGCCGCCGCGGCTCGGAATCAGTTGACACGCCTCGAATCTTATCGAATCGCCGGAGCGGACCTGTCGCAGGAAGATTCGACCGGCCGGACTGCGCTACACGTGGCCGCCATGTATGGTCACGTGGAAATGGTACAGTATTTGGTGAAAAACTACGCGGAAGTTAATGCGATCGATTACCTCGGTCTGACACCATTAGACTATGCGCTGAAGGTGAACTCCGACGCTGTTGTAAACGTGCTGAGCGAGCACGAGGCACGTCGAGGCGATGAGCTATCGTTTGAGACGATGGAGAAGAGACCACCGATAACGGAATCTTTCGATTGA
- the LOC125951119 gene encoding dolichyl-diphosphooligosaccharide--protein glycosyltransferase subunit STT3B: MNRSTKSTIRKTAGYSSLITFAVLLLAWLCGFSSRLFAVIRFESIIHEFDPWFNYRATAHMVEHGFYKFLNWFDESAWYPLGRIVGGTVYPGLMITSGGIHWLLHTLNIPVHIRDICVFLAPVFSGLTAISTYLLTKELWSAGAGLFAASFIAIVPGYISRSVAGSYDNEGIAIFALQFTYYLWVKSVKTGSVYWAACAALSYFYMVSAWGGYVFIINLIPLHVFVLLIMGRYSPRLFTSYTTFYILGLILSMQIPFVGFQPIRTSEHMAASGVFLLLFVVAVLRHIQTVLSKQEFKRLFLLGGLVAAGVVFGGVVLLTMFGVIAPWSGRFYSLWDTGYAKIHIPIIASVSEHQPTTWFSFFFDLHILVCTFPVGLWYCIKRINDERVFVVLYAISAVYFAGVMVRLMLTLTPVVCILAGVAFSGLLEVFLKEDNAVGVKEGAVEGEQEQDAGGEKKQMYDKAGKMKHRPKHDLSSHGAHGEQNTGLSSNVKNMVIVAILMLLMMFAVHCTWVTSNAYSSPSIVLAFYNSNDGTRNILDDFREAYYWLWQNTAPDARVMSWWDYGYQIAGMANRTTLVDNNTWNNSHIALVGKAMSSPEDKAYEIMTSLDVDYVLVIFGGVIGYSGDDINKFLWMVRIAEGEHPKDIRESDYFTDRGEFRIDSEGAPALLNCLMYKLSYYKFGELKLDYRGPAGYDRTRNAVIGNKDFDLTYLEEAYTSEHWLVRIYRVKKPHEFNRPALKPEERVLPAGEFVSRKTTKRRKGVIKNRPVVVKGKRNK; the protein is encoded by the exons ATGAATCGCTCCACCAAAAGCACGATCCGCAAGACGGCCGGCTACTCGAGCCTGATAACGTTCGCCGTTCTGTTGCTCGCCTGGCTGTGCGGATTCTCCAGTCGGCTGTTTGCCGTAATTCGATTCGAGAGCATCATCCACGAGTTCGATCCATG GTTCAATTACCGTGCCACGGCTCACATGGTGGAGCATGGGTTCTACAAGTTTCTTAACTGGTTCGACGAATCGGCCTGGTATCCGCTGGGCCGTATCGTCGGTGGTACCGTCTATCCCGGGCTGATGATCACATCCGGTGGTATCCACTGGTTGCTGCATACCCTCAACATCCCGGTGCACATCCGAgatatttgtgtgtttttggcccCGGTCTTCAGCGGCCTAACTGCTATCTCGACGTATCTGCTCACGAAGGAGCTGTGGTCGGCCGGTGCCGGACTGTTTGCAGCCAGCTTCATCGCAATCGTGCCCGGTTATATTAGCCGCTCGGTTGCCGGTTCCTATGACAACGAGGGTATCGCCATCTTTGCTCTCCAGTTCACCTACTATCTGTGGGTAAAGTCGGTGAAGACGGGCAGCGTGTACTGGGCCGCCTGTGCCGCCCTTTCCTACTTCTACATGGTGTCCGCCTGGGGTGGCTACGTGTTCATCATCAATCTCATTCCACTGCACGTGTtcgtgctgctgatcatgGGCCGCTACTCACCTCGGCTCTTCACTTCTTACACCACGTTCTACATTCTTGGGCTGATCCTGTCGATGCAGATTCCGTTCGTTGGCTTCCAGCCGATCCGAACGAGCGAGCACATGGCAGCGTCTGGCGTTTTCCTGCTTCTGTTTGTCGTGGCCGTACTGCGCCACATCCAAACGGTGCTATCGAAGCAGGAATTCAAACGGCTCTTCCTGCTCGGTGGTCTGGTCGCTGCCGGTGTTGTGTTTGGCGGTGTTGTTTTGCTGACAATGTTTGGCGTGATCGCACCGTGGAGTGGCCGGTTCTACTCACTGTGGGATACTGGCTATGCGAAAATTCACATTCCCATCATCGCGTCGGTGTCGGAGCATCAACCGACGACGTGgttctcgttcttcttcgaTCTGCATATCCTGGTGTGCACGTTCCCGGTGGGACTGTGGTACTGCATCAAGCGAATCAACGATGAGCGTGTGTTTGTAGTACTGTATGCGATCAGTGCCGTCTACTTTGCCGGCGTCATGGTCCGTCTGATGCTTACGCTCACACCTGTCGTTTGCATACTGGCCGGTGTAGCTTTCTCCGGTTTGCTGGAAGTGTTCCTCAAGGAAGACAATGCAGTTGGTGTAAAGGAAGGTGCAGTTGAGGGAGAACAGGAGCAAGATGCCGGTGGTGAGAAGAAACAGATGTACGACAAGGCCGGCAAAATGAAACACCGACCGAAGCACGATCTTTCATCGCACGGTGCCCACGGTGAACAGAATACTGGACTCAGCTCCAACGTGAAAAACATGGTGATCGTGGCCATTCTGATGCTGCTTATGATGTTCGCCGTTCACTGTACCTGGGTCACCTCGAACGCCTACAGCAGTCCTTCGATTGTGCTAGCGTTTTACAACAGCAACGATGG AACACGCAACATTTTGGATGACTTCCGTGAGGCATACTACTGGCTTTGGCAAAATACGGCACCGGATGCTCGTGTCATGTCCTGGTGGGACTATGGATATCAGATAGCGGGTATGGCAAACCGGACAACGTTAGTGGACAACAATACGTGGAACAACAGCCACATCGCGCTGGTTGGCAAAGCGATGTCGTCGCCTGAGGACAAGGCATATGAAATCATGACTTCGCTCGACGTTGACTACGTGCTGGTTATCTTCGGTGGTGTGATTGGCTACTCTGGTGACGACATTAACAAATTCCTCTGGATGGTGCGTATTGCTGAGGGCGAGCATCCGAAGGATATTCGCGAAAGCGACTACTTTACCGATCGCGGTGAGTTCCGCATCGATTCCGAGGGTGCACCAGCCCTGTTGAACTGTTTGATGTACAAACTCAGTTACTATAAGTTCGGAGAGCTGAAACTGGACTACAG AGGACCGGCTGGGTACGATCGTACACGCAATGCGGTTATTGGCAACAAGGATTTCGATCTTACCTACCTCGAGGAAGCCTACACCAGTGAGCACTGGCTGGTGCGCATCTATCGGGTGAAGAAACCGCACGAATTCAACCGGCCGGCTCTGAAACCGGAAGAGCGCGTATTGCCGGCTGGCGAGTTCGTTTCACGCAAAACGACCAAACGGAGGAAAGGCGTGATCAAGAACCGTCCAGTGGTAGTGAAGGGCAAGCGTAACAAGTGA
- the LOC125951099 gene encoding structural maintenance of chromosomes protein 1A produces the protein MSAFLKFIEVENFKSYRGRTVIGPLKQFSAVIGPNGSGKSNFMDAISFVMGEKTNSLRVRKLPELIHGASIGRPVSNRASVTAKFVITKADGEQEEKNFQRSVIGSSSEYRINDSVVPPATYLHELEKIGINVKAKNFLVFQGAVESIAMKNAKERTALFEEISGSGLLKDDYNRLRHEMQAAEEETQFTYQKKKGIAAERKEAKLEKQEADRYARLKQEYAEQQVNYQLFRLYYNEKESRRLQDDLISKQQELGAIERRKEEADEVLKEKKRVVGKMTREMAKKEQEIRDVESEMSKKHPMFIKAKEKVAHTQKKLDGALKMLEQARRADEAHQSDIKKLEDELHEVEAMMASFENEMAGESKKRGTNVHLEQNLIQEYDRLKQKADAMAGKYLINLDSVNREQKSDQDLLDSETNKKAQIEENYKRNESEKNEVLKRQEKLIDHIKSSKLALEEQNRLKTELSQDVGSSKERILELQSELESVREQLGDAKIDKHEDARRKKKQEVVELFNQEVPGVYDRMINMCQPTHKRYNVAVTKVLGKYMEAIIVDTEKTARRCIQILKEKMLDVETFLPLDYLQKKPLKERLRNIEEPRNVKLIYDVLKFSPPEIEPAVLFATNNALVCETPDDAMKVAYEIDRSRYDALALDGTFYQKSGIISGGSHDLARKAKRWDEKHMETLKLQKEKITEELKEVMKKTRRQGELTTVESQIRGLENRLKYGQHDLEALKKSLKEYDKKLENFTSELDLIGPKISEIERRMQQRDNKIQDIKESMNNVEDDVYAEFCARIGVANIRQFEERELVLQQERAKKRAEYEQQIDRINNNLEFERSKDTSKNVQRWERAVQDDEDSLETFKQAEVRQREEIEKDKTRIEQMKQEKGSQKAAVDQMEEETAKARRDVQALAKELAAIHQSIANIETKIETMKSKRHNILMQAKMDAIDIPLKRGSMDDIGQPQQQSGQGGDNPSSDTSTSGNAFERESRIEIDYQLLPNNVRNLGDTDQIKKFGDSLSKELQAKLDTLEKIQTPNMKAMQKLDRVTEKIQSTNEEFEVARKRAKKAKAAFEKIKNERCTLFTNCCNHISDAIDSIYKQLARNDSAQAYLGPDNPEEPYLDGINYNCVAPGKRFQPMSNLSGGEKTIAALALLFAIHSFQPAPFFVLDEIDAALDNTNIGKVASYIREKTTNLQTIVISLKEEFYSHADVLIGICPQPADCLVSQTLIFDLERFDSSSGQNH, from the exons ATGTCGGCGTTTTTGAAGTTCATCGAAGTGGAAAACTTCAAGTCCTACCGGGGACGCACGGTGATCGGCCCGCTGAAACAGTTTTCGGCGGTCATCGGCCCAAATGGGTCAG GCAAATCCAACTTTATGGACGCGATTAGCTTCGTGATGGGCGAAAAGACCAACAGCTTGCGTGTCCGGAAGCTACCGGAGTTGATTCACGGTGCATCGATCGGGAGGCCCGTTTCGAACCGTGCTTCCGTGACGGCCAAGTTCGTCATTACGAAGGCTGACGGGGAGCAAGAGGAGAAAAACTTCCAGCGCTCCGTGATTGGGTCTTCGTCCGAGTACCGTATCAACGATAGCGTCGTGCCACCGGCGACCTATTTGCACGAGCTGGAGAAAATCGGTATCAACGTGAAGGCGAAGAACTTCCTGGTGTTCCAGGGGGCGGTCGAGAGTATCGCCATGAAGAATGCGAAGGAACGCACGGCGCTATTCGAGGAGATTAGTGGTTCGGGATTGCTAAAGGATGATTATAATCGGTTGCGCCACGAGATGCAGGCAGCTGAAGAGGAAACGCAATTCACGtaccaaaagaagaaaggtaTTGCAGCGGAGCGTAAGGAAGCGAAGCTGGAGAAGCAAGAGGCAGATCGGTACGCTCGCTTGAAGCAGGAATACGCCGAGCAGCAGGTCAACTATCAGCTGTTCCGTCTGTATTACAATGAAAAGGAGTCCCGCCGTTTGCAGGATGATCtcatcagcaaacagcagGAATTGGGCGCGATCGAAAGACGCAAGGAGGAGGCGGACGAAGTTttgaaagagaagaaacgTGTGGTGGGCAAGATGACACGCGAGATGGCCAAGAAGGAACAAGAAATACGGGATGTGGAGAGTGAGATGAGCAAGAAGCATCCGATGTTTATCAAGGCTAAGGAGAAAGTTGCCCACACGCAGAAGAAATTGGATGGGGCGCTCAAGATGCTCGAACAGGCTCGCCGTGCGGACGAAGCGCACCAGTCCGACATCAAGAAGCTGGAGGATGAGCTGCACGAGGTCGAGGCGATGATGGCATCGTTCGAGAACGAGATGGCCGGAGAGTCGAAGAAGCGGGGCACCAACGTGCATCTGGAGCAGAATCTTATCCAGGAGTATGATCGGTTGAAGCAGAAGGCGGACGCGATGGCGggcaaatatttgatcaaTCTCGATTCCGTTAATCGTGAGCAAAAGTCCGACCAGGATCTGCTGGATAGTGAGACAAACAAGAAGGCACAAATCGAGGAAAACTACAAGCGCAACGAATCGGAGAAGAATGAGGTACTAAAGCGCCAGGAGAAGCTGATCGATCACATCAAGTCGAGCAAGCTGGCACTGGAGGAACAGAACCGGTTGAAGACGGAACTCAGTCAGGATGTGGGATCGTCGAAGGAGCGCATCCTTGAGCTGCAGAGTGAACTCGAGAGTGTGCGCGAGCAGCTCGGTGACGCCAAGATTGACAAGCATGAGGATGCGCGTCgtaagaagaagcaggaggtggtggagctgTTCAACCAGGAAGTTCCCGGCGTTTACGATCGAATGATCAACATGTGCCAGCCGACGCACAAGCGGTACAACGTGGCCGTGACGAAGGTGCTTGGCAAGTACATGGAGGCCATTATCGTGGACACCGAGAAGACGGCTCGCCGGTGTATTCAGATTTTGAAAGAGAAAATGCTGGACGTCGAAACCTTTCTACCGCTGGACTATTTGCAGAAAAAGCCGCTCAAAGAACGCTTGCG AAACATTGAGGAGCCACGGAACGTTAAGCTCATCTACGATGTGCTCAAATTCAGTCCCCCGGAAATCGAACCGGCCGTTCTGTTTGCCACCAACAACGCGCTGGTCTGCGAAACGCCGGACGATGCAATGAAAGTGGCGtacgaaatcgatcgaagccgTTACGATGCATTGGCACTTGATGGGACGTTCTATCAGAAGTCCGGTATAATTTCGGGCGGTAGCCACGATCTGGCCCGCAAAGCGAAACGTTGGGACGAGAAACACATGGAAACGTTGAAGCTGCAGAAGGAGAAAATCACGGAGGAGTTGAAGGAGGTGATGAAAAAGACTCGACGCCAGGGTGAGTTGACTACAGTTGAGAGTCAGATAAGGGGTTTGGAGAACCGTTTGAAGTACGGCCAGCATGATCTGGAGGCGCTGAAAAAGAGCTTGAAGGAGTATGATAAGAAGCTGGAAAATTTCACCAGTGAACTGGATCTGATTGGACCGAAGATAAGCGAGATTGAACGTCGTATGCAGCAGCGGGACAATAAGATTCAGGACATCAAGGAGAGCATGAACAATGTCGAAGACGACGTGTATGCCGAGTTCTGTGCGCGTATCGGCGTTGCTAACATCCGCCAGTTCGAGGAACGCGAGTTGGTGCTGCAGCAAGAGCGAGCTAAGAAGCGTGCCGAGTACGAACAGCAGATCGATCGTATCAACAACAACTTGGAGTTTGAACGGTCGAAGGATACCTCGAAGAACGTGCAACGCTGGGAGCGTGCAGTGCAGGATGATGAAGACTCGCTCGAAACGTTCAAGCAAGCCGAAGTACGGCAGcgagaagagatagagaaggaTAAGACGCGCATTGAGCAGATGAAGCAAGAGAAAGGTTCACAGAAGGCAGCCGTCGATCAGATGGAGGAAGAAACGGCTAAGGCGCGCCGTGACGTGCAAGCACTGGCCAAGGAGCTGGCCGCCATACATCAGAGCATCGCaaacattgaaacaaaaatagaaacgaTGAAAAGCAAGAGGCACAATATCTTGATGCAGGCGAAGATGGATGCGATCGATATACCGTTGAAGCGCGGCAGCATGGACGATATCGGCCAGCCACAACAGCAATCTGGCCAAGGCGGGGACAATCCGTCATCGGACACGAGCACATCTGGAAATGCGttcgagcgagagagccgcATAGAGATCGATTATCAGTTGCTGCCGAACAATGTAAGGAATCTGGGAGATACGGATCAGATTAAAAAGTTCGGTGATTCGTTGTCCAAGGAACTGCAGGCAAAGCTTGATACGCTGGAGAAAATTCAGACACCCAACATGAAGGCGATGCAAAAACTGGACCGTGTCACGGAGAAGATTCAGTCCACGAACGAAGAGTTTGAGGTGGCACGTAAGAGGGCCAAAAAGGCGAAGGCAGCTTTTGAGAAGATTAAAAACGAACGATGCACTCTGTTCACCAACTGCTGCAATCACATTTCCGATGCGATCGACAGTATCTATAAGCAGCTGGCTAGGAACGATTCCGCTCAGGCTTACCTTGGACCGGACAATCCCGAGGAACCGTACCTGGATGGTATCAACTATAATTGCGTGGCACCCGGCAAGCGTTTCCAGCCGATGAGCAATCTTAGCGGTGGAGAGAAGACAATTGCCGCACTGGCCCTGTTATTCGCTATCCACAGTTTTCAGCCGGCTCCCTTCTTTGTGCTGGATGAGATCGATGCTGCGCTCGATAACACCAACATTGGCAAGGTGGCGTCGTATATTCGCGAAAAGACAACTAATTTGCAGACGATTGTTATCTCGCTGAAGGAAGAGTTCTACAGCCATGCGGACGTTCTGATCGGTATCTGTCCTCAGCCGGCCGATTGCCTCGTATCCCAAACGCTCATATTCGATCTGGAGCGTTTCGATTCTTCCTCCGGGCAGAATCATTAA
- the LOC125951133 gene encoding mitogen-activated protein kinase kinase kinase 7, with protein MLPRETHRMNSVLPPFVTAIDIDEIEQIATVGKGSFGTVIKAKWRNKYVAVKYIEDISEQHAFITEVSHLSRVAHPNIIELYGACTEMPHVCLVMEYADGGSLHKVLHSRPRPVYKAAHAMSWARQCAEGVAYLHDMTPRPMIHRDLKPPNLLLVNNGTVLKICDFGTVTDKATLMTNNKGSAAWMAPEVFEGSTYTEKCDVFSWGIILWEVIAREQPFKHIDTSFAIMWRVHQGSRPPLIENCPKPIEQLMVRCWSQNPAHRPSMKEVVSIMNGLCKLFVGENEPIGDEILSDDEEDSYGMDYPADSNMSEGTNYGSDSNSSRGTITNRNSTIQRISEAPKGSPLRNMSSAMLQPIFVEVNPYDQPVDLRSSALHTANNQGTEGLTVTKCTNAPMDTVSSINSSISFVNNAVTTGGGSDPALVNVAHKKPSPTNTTTGTESDEPGGGVGDPGDGDGEGRGHTGLGNSRQNEAALGDTLYSILDPNLRPLTPVPNNPLSEQIHNEHKLLVQKYFEFETQIVTSMAQREMLQSNMLPEELEMKKAYIKRLEEREALLKFKANLQKQLNEKNRQQTRHIQPQHVPPPLHRQESDSEWVIVQPNDSRPRTEQSHN; from the exons ATGTTACCCCGGGAAACCCACAGAATGAACAGCGTGCTACCGCCGTTCGTTACAGCAATCGACATCGATGAAATTGAACAAATCGCG ACCGTAGGCAAAGGCTCATTCGGCACGGTGATTAAAGCGAAATGGCGAAATAAGTACGTGGCGGTCAAGTACATTGAAGACATTTCCGAACAGCATGCCTTCATCACGGAAGTGAGCCACCTTTCGCGTGTCGCCCACCCAAATATCATAGAACTCTACGGAGCATGCACCGAGATGCCGCACGTCTGTCTCGTGATGGAGTACGCCGACGGTGGATCATTACACAAAGTCCTGCATAGTCGGCCACGACCGGTCTACAAAGCCGCTCACGCTATGAGCTGGGCACGACAATGTGCAGAA GGTGTAGCTTATCTGCACGATATGACGCCCCGGCCGATGATTCATCGTGATCTGAAGCCACCGAATCTTCTGCTAGTCAACAATGGGACGGTTCTAAAGATATGCGACTTCGGCACGGTTACTGATAAAGCCACGCTGATGACGAACAACAAGGGCAGCGCCGCCTGGATGGCACCGGAAGTGTTTGAAGGCTCGACCTACACGGAAAAGTGTGACGTCTTCAGCTGGGGCATCATCTTGTGGGAGGTGATAGCGCGGGAGCAACCATTCAAGCACATCGATACCTCGTTCGCGATCATGTGGCGCGTACATCAAGGTAGCCGGCCACCGCTAATCGAAAATTGTCCCAAACCAATCGAACAACTCATGGTACGCTGCTGGAGTCAAAATCCGGCCCATCGACCGTCAATGAAGGAGGTGGTTAGCATAATGAACGGCCTATGCAAGCTGTTTGTTGGCGAAAATGAGCCAATTGGCGATGAGATACTATCCGATGATGAG gagGATTCCTACGGAATGGACTATCCCGCCGATAGTAACATGTCGGAAGGTACCAACTATGGTTCCGACTCAAACAGCAGCCGTGGAACGATAACAAACAGGAACTCTACCATCCAACGAATATCGGAAGCACCCAAGGGTAGTCCACTGAGAAATATGTCGTCGGCAATGTTGCAACCCATCTTCGTTGAAGTCAACCCG TACGATCAACCTGTAGACCTCCGAAGCTCAGCATTACATACAG CCAACAACCAGGGCACGGAAGGATTAACAGTCACAAAATGTACCAATGCACCTATGGACACGGTCAGCAGTATCAACAGTTCGATCAGCTTCGTCAACAACGCAGTCACCACGGGCGGCGGCAGTGATCCAGCGCTCGTCAATGTTGCACATAAGAAGCCCTCACCGACCAACACCACTACGGGAACGGAATCCGATGAGCCGGGAGGAGGTGTTGGTGATCCTGGGGACGGCGATGGAGAGGGAAGAGGACACACGGGTCTGGGGAACAGTAGACAGAATGAGGCGGCCCTCGGTGATACATTATACAGTATTTTGGATCCCAACCTACGACCGCTAACGCCAGTGCCAAATAATCCGTTATCGGAGCAGATACACAACGAACACAAACTGTTGGTACAAAAATATTTCGAG TTTGAAACCCAAATCGTTACCAGCATGGCACAGCGGGAGATGCTACAGAGTAACATGCTACCGGAAGAGCTCGAAATGAAGAAGGCCTACATTAAGCGGCTCGAAGAGAGG GAGGCTTTGCTAAAATTCAAAGCAAACTTGCAGAAGCAACTGAACGAGAAAAATCGACAGCAGACGCGGCATATACAGCCACAGcacgtaccaccaccgttgcatCGGCAGGAATCAGATTCGGAATGGGTTATAGTCCAGCCAAACGATTCCCGCCCAAGAACAGAACAAAGCCATAATTAA